In a single window of the Oscarella lobularis chromosome 4, ooOscLobu1.1, whole genome shotgun sequence genome:
- the LOC136185861 gene encoding regulator of nonsense transcripts 2-like isoform X2 produces the protein MASRQINLRPEKPRDSVTPATKQVGTRDGDEDPEQTEKEESGESVATAETRKDEQEKEIEAETLHRELGERLEKKREERAKNLSAGDDPAPKGSDTSIKKNSAFVKKLKTATEQQRDSLTREAKSLNLTRYVDEAATNIGEAKYKVADVSCVVHICSLIHRSYVDFSSKLLAELEKVFASGLSKEEKPAHLTQYRTALRLIAELIVCGVFPDRKSTYTLVFRIMDMILNGDQNFVYLSVILSFARHCGEDMAGLVSRKQRQMLEKFGFPVPRSDLVSPERQATCFAMLQRYYNSLSDALVKEHRALQKMEHRKRKAMQTKGEISDEQQEALDKRQKSCDRLLSNATVLADVLDVDMPDLPEDDSLQQKDEDAIVVGIVVPKEGESFEDAAANALWGDEDTRTFYENLIDLKSIIPGILFKDGEGADADTAKETSKDDDTATSEAAVQDIDEEAEAQAMLEEMSTAEEDLPPLEDSEESVDDATAAAAAAAAESETTAASAAHALLNDWLTRLPTCINRDFIDQAATEFCTNLNTKASRKKLVKALFGVSRTRLDLLPFYARLVATLHPCLPEIGPELTEMLVKEMKHLVRRKGQMNLEVKVKNVRFIGELTKFRVCSKTESLNCLKILVKDFHHHSVDMTCHMLETCGRFLFRSPDSHVRMRVLLDIMMRKKIAMQFDSRYATMIENAYYDCNPPEVKKAVRKERPPLHEYVRKLLYKDLNKASVEKVLRQFRKLDWTDSDVANYAVKCLTRVWLLKFSNIHCLANMLSGLAEYQENVGYRVVDGVLEDIRWGLETNLGRYNQRRISAIKYLGELYNYRLIESSVIFRTLYTCLSFGHNSDGSPSHLDPPSSFFRVRLICALLDTCGQYFSRGIAKKRLDGYLTFLQCYLWGKEQPLPLDVEFLLHDTVESLRPRMTWFASNQEAQAAAYELEANFKASLEVIKPVVGDSTSVDGSMRTSEGDDDEEEDDEEEGGEDEAEEGNDAIEEDGGVGTDDEDTVHLRGERKHVPSAEDDAFLNAFEKMMADTVQSRRHEAVKAPTVDIGLPLNFKGPQILNPVEEESRVVNFSVMVKRGHKQLFKEIAVPEDSSLVLSVRNKQEVEQKEKREMKKFVLDYEQRQEQEAIRNLHVENAQKTSQQTSPPKVSQPKLQRPESGGSSRGGGGWRHGRGGRGRGSGRGGYRGGGGGGDGGNRPFQQQGQRQY, from the exons ATGGCGTCTCGTCAGATAAACTTGAGACCCGAAAAGCCACGCGATAGCGTCACACCAGCAACGAAACAGGTCGGgacgcgcgacggcgacgaagacccAGAACAGACCGAaaa agaagaaagcggagAAAGCGTCGCGACAGCGGAGACGCGAAAGGACGAGCAGGAAAAAGAG ATTGAAGCCGAGACGCTGCACCGGGAGCTGGGCGAGCGACTCGAGAAAAAGCGCGAGGAGCGCGCAAAGAATCTGAGCGCtg GCGACGATCCTGCTCCGAAAGGAAGCGATACGTCTATAAAGAAGAATTCCGCTTTCGTGAAAAAACTG AAAACTGCTACTGAACAGCAAAGAGATAGCTTGACAAGAGAAGCGAAATCATTGAATTTGACTCGTTACGTGGATGAAGCC gcgACAAATATCGGCGAGGCAAAGTACAAAGTTGCCGACGTGAGCTGCGTGGTGCACATCTGTTCTCTCATCCATCGATCTTACGTCGACTTCTCATCAAAGCTTCTCGCAGAACTGGAAAAGGTTTTTGCCAGTGGTCtatcgaaagaagaaaag CCCGCCCATTTGACGCAGTATCGCACTGCCCTTCGTTTGATTGCCGAG CTTATTGTGTGCGGTGTTTTTCCCGATCGTAAGTCCACTTATACTCTCGTCTTTCGAATTATGGATATGATACTGAATGGTGATCAG AATTTTGTCTACTTGTCTGTCATCCTTAGCTTTGCACGTCATTGCGGCGAAGACATGGCTGGTCTGGTGTCGAGAAAGCAAAG ACAAATGCTGGAAAAATTTGGCTTTCCTGTTCCGAGATCCGAT CTCGTGTCGCCCGAACGTCAGGCGACGTGTTTTGCAATGCTACAACGTTACTACAATTCCCTCTCGGACGCCTTGGTGAAGGAACATCGAGCCTTGCAGAAGATGGAGcatagaaaacgaaaagccaTGCAG ACGAAGGGCGAGATTTCTGATGAGCAGCAGGAAGCTCTGGACAAAAGGCAGAAATCGTGTGATCGACTGCTTAGCAACGCGACAGTGCTTGCA GACGTTCTTGATGTTGATATGCCAGACTTGCCAGAAGACG ATTCTCTGCAGCAGAAGGATGAGGACGCGATTGTGGTCGGCATTGTGGTGCCCAAAGAGGGAGAG TCATTTGAAGATGCGGCGGCGAATGCTCTTTGGGGTGACGAGGACACGCGTACGTTCTACGAGAATTTGATCGACTTGAAATCGATAATTCCAGGC ATCCTCTTCAAGGACGGCGAAGGAGCCGATGCAGACACGGCTAAGGAAACCTCaaaggacgacgacacgGCGACGTCAGAAGCAGCCGTGCAAG ACATCGACGAGGAAGCTGAAGCTCAGGCAATGCTCGAAGAGATGTCGACAGCAGAAGAAGATCTTCCGCCTCTCGAAG ATTCCGAAGAGTCGGTTGATGACGCaaccgccgctgccgccgccgccgccgcagaaagcgaaacgacggcggcttctGCTGCCCACGCTCTGTTGAATGATTGGCTCACTCGGCTACCAACGTGCATTAATCGCGATTTTATTGATCAG gCTGCTACGGAGTTTTGCACGAATTTGAATACGAAGGCGAGTCGAAAGAAACTCGTCAAGGCGTTGTTTGGAGTGAGTCGAACTCGGCTCGACTTGCTGCCGTTTTACGCTCGCCTCGTTGCTACTCTTCATCCCTGCCTGCCTGAAATTGGTCCTGAATTGACGGAGATGCTCGTGAAGGAAATGAAGCACTTG GTGAGAAGAAAGGGGCAAATGAATCTGGAGGTAAAAGTGAAGAACGTCAGATTTATAG GGGAActgacgaaatttcgagTTTGCAGTAAGACGGAGTCTCTCAATTGCCTGAAG ATTCTTGTGAAGGATTTTCACCACCACAGCGTCGACATGACGTGTCACATGCTCGAAACGTGCGgacgctttctttttcgttctccGGACTCGCACGTTCGAATGCGCGTTCTCCTG GACATTATGATGAGGAAGAAGATCGCCATGCAATTCGACTCTCGCTATGCTACGATGATCGAGAACGCCTATTACGATTGCAATCCTCCAGAAGTCAAGAAA gcggTCAGAAAAGAGAGGCCTCCCTTACACGAGTACGTACGCAAGTTGCTCTACAAGGACTTGAACAAGGCTTCCGTAGAAAAA GTTTTGAGACAGTTTAGGAAACTTGACTGGACTGATTCGGAT GTAGCCAATTATGCGGTCAAGTGTCTGACGCGCGTGTGGCTGCTGAAATTTAGCAACATTCATTGCCTGGCGAACATGTTGAGCGGACTGGCTGAATATCAG GAAAACGTTGGATACAGAGTCGTCGATGGGGTCCTCGAAGACATTCGCTGGGGACTGGAG ACGAATCTAGGCCGTTACAATCAACGTCGAATTAGTGCAATCAAATATCTCGGCGAGCTCTACAACTATCGATTGATTGAGTCGTCTGTGATCTTCCGCACGCTCTACACGTGTTTGAGTTTCGGGCACAATTCCGACG GGTCCCCATCTCATTTGGATCCTCCGTCGTCCTTTTTTCGCGTGCGTCTCATTTGCGCTTTGCTCGACACGTGTGGCCAATACTTTTCGCGAGGCATAGCGAAGAAGCGGCTTGACGGATATTTAACCTTTTTGCAA TGTTATTTGTGGGGAAAAGAACAACCGCTGCCTTtggacgtcgaatttctacTTCACGACACAGTAGAAAGTCTTCGGCCTCGAATGACTTGGTTTGCGTCAAATCAGGAAGCCCAAGCGGCTGCTTACGAATTGGAGGCCAATTTCAAAGCCAGTCTGG AGGTGATTAAGCCTGTGGTTGGCGATTCGACGTCCGTTGACGGGTCGATGCGGACGTcggaaggagacgacgacgaggaagaggacgacgaggaagagggaggagaagacgaagcagAGGAAGGAAATGACGCT atcgaagaagacggcggcgttgGAACGGACGATGAAGAT aCTGTACATCTGCGTGGCGAAAGGAAGCACGTTCCGTcagccgaagacgacgcattTCTGAACGCCTTTGAGAAAATGATGGCTGATACGGTGCAA AGCCGACGGCACGAAGCGGTCAAAGCTCCGACGGTAGATATTGGCTTGCCATTGAATTTCAAAGGACCGCAGATTTTGA ATCCTGTCGAGGAAGAAAGTCGTGTCGTCAATTTTAGCGTCATGGTCAAGCGAGGACACAAGCAGCTG TTTAAGGAAATCGCCGTTCCCGAAGATTCCAGTTTGGTTTTGAGCGTTCGAAACAAACAGGAG GTcgaacaaaaagaaaagagagaaatgaagaaattcgtcttgGACTATGAACAACGTCAGGAACAGGAGGCGATCAGGA ATCTTCATGTCGAAAACGCTCAGAAAACTTCTCAACAAACGTCTCCACCCAAGGTGAGCCAACCGAAGTTGCAACGCCCTGAATCCGGCGGCTCTTCGcggggaggaggaggatggCGTCACGGAAGAGGTGGACGGGGCAGAGGAAGCGGCAGAGGTGGCTATcgcggaggaggcggaggcggagatGGAGGAAATAGGCCCTTTCAGCAACAGGGTCAAAG GCAGTACTAA
- the LOC136185861 gene encoding regulator of nonsense transcripts 2-like isoform X1: MASRQINLRPEKPRDSVTPATKQVGTRDGDEDPEQTEKEESGESVATAETRKDEQEKEVRIEAETLHRELGERLEKKREERAKNLSAGDDPAPKGSDTSIKKNSAFVKKLKTATEQQRDSLTREAKSLNLTRYVDEAATNIGEAKYKVADVSCVVHICSLIHRSYVDFSSKLLAELEKVFASGLSKEEKPAHLTQYRTALRLIAELIVCGVFPDRKSTYTLVFRIMDMILNGDQNFVYLSVILSFARHCGEDMAGLVSRKQRQMLEKFGFPVPRSDLVSPERQATCFAMLQRYYNSLSDALVKEHRALQKMEHRKRKAMQTKGEISDEQQEALDKRQKSCDRLLSNATVLADVLDVDMPDLPEDDSLQQKDEDAIVVGIVVPKEGESFEDAAANALWGDEDTRTFYENLIDLKSIIPGILFKDGEGADADTAKETSKDDDTATSEAAVQDIDEEAEAQAMLEEMSTAEEDLPPLEDSEESVDDATAAAAAAAAESETTAASAAHALLNDWLTRLPTCINRDFIDQAATEFCTNLNTKASRKKLVKALFGVSRTRLDLLPFYARLVATLHPCLPEIGPELTEMLVKEMKHLVRRKGQMNLEVKVKNVRFIGELTKFRVCSKTESLNCLKILVKDFHHHSVDMTCHMLETCGRFLFRSPDSHVRMRVLLDIMMRKKIAMQFDSRYATMIENAYYDCNPPEVKKAVRKERPPLHEYVRKLLYKDLNKASVEKVLRQFRKLDWTDSDVANYAVKCLTRVWLLKFSNIHCLANMLSGLAEYQENVGYRVVDGVLEDIRWGLETNLGRYNQRRISAIKYLGELYNYRLIESSVIFRTLYTCLSFGHNSDGSPSHLDPPSSFFRVRLICALLDTCGQYFSRGIAKKRLDGYLTFLQCYLWGKEQPLPLDVEFLLHDTVESLRPRMTWFASNQEAQAAAYELEANFKASLEVIKPVVGDSTSVDGSMRTSEGDDDEEEDDEEEGGEDEAEEGNDAIEEDGGVGTDDEDTVHLRGERKHVPSAEDDAFLNAFEKMMADTVQSRRHEAVKAPTVDIGLPLNFKGPQILNPVEEESRVVNFSVMVKRGHKQLFKEIAVPEDSSLVLSVRNKQEVEQKEKREMKKFVLDYEQRQEQEAIRNLHVENAQKTSQQTSPPKVSQPKLQRPESGGSSRGGGGWRHGRGGRGRGSGRGGYRGGGGGGDGGNRPFQQQGQRQY; this comes from the exons ATGGCGTCTCGTCAGATAAACTTGAGACCCGAAAAGCCACGCGATAGCGTCACACCAGCAACGAAACAGGTCGGgacgcgcgacggcgacgaagacccAGAACAGACCGAaaa agaagaaagcggagAAAGCGTCGCGACAGCGGAGACGCGAAAGGACGAGCAGGAAAAAGAGGTTCGA ATTGAAGCCGAGACGCTGCACCGGGAGCTGGGCGAGCGACTCGAGAAAAAGCGCGAGGAGCGCGCAAAGAATCTGAGCGCtg GCGACGATCCTGCTCCGAAAGGAAGCGATACGTCTATAAAGAAGAATTCCGCTTTCGTGAAAAAACTG AAAACTGCTACTGAACAGCAAAGAGATAGCTTGACAAGAGAAGCGAAATCATTGAATTTGACTCGTTACGTGGATGAAGCC gcgACAAATATCGGCGAGGCAAAGTACAAAGTTGCCGACGTGAGCTGCGTGGTGCACATCTGTTCTCTCATCCATCGATCTTACGTCGACTTCTCATCAAAGCTTCTCGCAGAACTGGAAAAGGTTTTTGCCAGTGGTCtatcgaaagaagaaaag CCCGCCCATTTGACGCAGTATCGCACTGCCCTTCGTTTGATTGCCGAG CTTATTGTGTGCGGTGTTTTTCCCGATCGTAAGTCCACTTATACTCTCGTCTTTCGAATTATGGATATGATACTGAATGGTGATCAG AATTTTGTCTACTTGTCTGTCATCCTTAGCTTTGCACGTCATTGCGGCGAAGACATGGCTGGTCTGGTGTCGAGAAAGCAAAG ACAAATGCTGGAAAAATTTGGCTTTCCTGTTCCGAGATCCGAT CTCGTGTCGCCCGAACGTCAGGCGACGTGTTTTGCAATGCTACAACGTTACTACAATTCCCTCTCGGACGCCTTGGTGAAGGAACATCGAGCCTTGCAGAAGATGGAGcatagaaaacgaaaagccaTGCAG ACGAAGGGCGAGATTTCTGATGAGCAGCAGGAAGCTCTGGACAAAAGGCAGAAATCGTGTGATCGACTGCTTAGCAACGCGACAGTGCTTGCA GACGTTCTTGATGTTGATATGCCAGACTTGCCAGAAGACG ATTCTCTGCAGCAGAAGGATGAGGACGCGATTGTGGTCGGCATTGTGGTGCCCAAAGAGGGAGAG TCATTTGAAGATGCGGCGGCGAATGCTCTTTGGGGTGACGAGGACACGCGTACGTTCTACGAGAATTTGATCGACTTGAAATCGATAATTCCAGGC ATCCTCTTCAAGGACGGCGAAGGAGCCGATGCAGACACGGCTAAGGAAACCTCaaaggacgacgacacgGCGACGTCAGAAGCAGCCGTGCAAG ACATCGACGAGGAAGCTGAAGCTCAGGCAATGCTCGAAGAGATGTCGACAGCAGAAGAAGATCTTCCGCCTCTCGAAG ATTCCGAAGAGTCGGTTGATGACGCaaccgccgctgccgccgccgccgccgcagaaagcgaaacgacggcggcttctGCTGCCCACGCTCTGTTGAATGATTGGCTCACTCGGCTACCAACGTGCATTAATCGCGATTTTATTGATCAG gCTGCTACGGAGTTTTGCACGAATTTGAATACGAAGGCGAGTCGAAAGAAACTCGTCAAGGCGTTGTTTGGAGTGAGTCGAACTCGGCTCGACTTGCTGCCGTTTTACGCTCGCCTCGTTGCTACTCTTCATCCCTGCCTGCCTGAAATTGGTCCTGAATTGACGGAGATGCTCGTGAAGGAAATGAAGCACTTG GTGAGAAGAAAGGGGCAAATGAATCTGGAGGTAAAAGTGAAGAACGTCAGATTTATAG GGGAActgacgaaatttcgagTTTGCAGTAAGACGGAGTCTCTCAATTGCCTGAAG ATTCTTGTGAAGGATTTTCACCACCACAGCGTCGACATGACGTGTCACATGCTCGAAACGTGCGgacgctttctttttcgttctccGGACTCGCACGTTCGAATGCGCGTTCTCCTG GACATTATGATGAGGAAGAAGATCGCCATGCAATTCGACTCTCGCTATGCTACGATGATCGAGAACGCCTATTACGATTGCAATCCTCCAGAAGTCAAGAAA gcggTCAGAAAAGAGAGGCCTCCCTTACACGAGTACGTACGCAAGTTGCTCTACAAGGACTTGAACAAGGCTTCCGTAGAAAAA GTTTTGAGACAGTTTAGGAAACTTGACTGGACTGATTCGGAT GTAGCCAATTATGCGGTCAAGTGTCTGACGCGCGTGTGGCTGCTGAAATTTAGCAACATTCATTGCCTGGCGAACATGTTGAGCGGACTGGCTGAATATCAG GAAAACGTTGGATACAGAGTCGTCGATGGGGTCCTCGAAGACATTCGCTGGGGACTGGAG ACGAATCTAGGCCGTTACAATCAACGTCGAATTAGTGCAATCAAATATCTCGGCGAGCTCTACAACTATCGATTGATTGAGTCGTCTGTGATCTTCCGCACGCTCTACACGTGTTTGAGTTTCGGGCACAATTCCGACG GGTCCCCATCTCATTTGGATCCTCCGTCGTCCTTTTTTCGCGTGCGTCTCATTTGCGCTTTGCTCGACACGTGTGGCCAATACTTTTCGCGAGGCATAGCGAAGAAGCGGCTTGACGGATATTTAACCTTTTTGCAA TGTTATTTGTGGGGAAAAGAACAACCGCTGCCTTtggacgtcgaatttctacTTCACGACACAGTAGAAAGTCTTCGGCCTCGAATGACTTGGTTTGCGTCAAATCAGGAAGCCCAAGCGGCTGCTTACGAATTGGAGGCCAATTTCAAAGCCAGTCTGG AGGTGATTAAGCCTGTGGTTGGCGATTCGACGTCCGTTGACGGGTCGATGCGGACGTcggaaggagacgacgacgaggaagaggacgacgaggaagagggaggagaagacgaagcagAGGAAGGAAATGACGCT atcgaagaagacggcggcgttgGAACGGACGATGAAGAT aCTGTACATCTGCGTGGCGAAAGGAAGCACGTTCCGTcagccgaagacgacgcattTCTGAACGCCTTTGAGAAAATGATGGCTGATACGGTGCAA AGCCGACGGCACGAAGCGGTCAAAGCTCCGACGGTAGATATTGGCTTGCCATTGAATTTCAAAGGACCGCAGATTTTGA ATCCTGTCGAGGAAGAAAGTCGTGTCGTCAATTTTAGCGTCATGGTCAAGCGAGGACACAAGCAGCTG TTTAAGGAAATCGCCGTTCCCGAAGATTCCAGTTTGGTTTTGAGCGTTCGAAACAAACAGGAG GTcgaacaaaaagaaaagagagaaatgaagaaattcgtcttgGACTATGAACAACGTCAGGAACAGGAGGCGATCAGGA ATCTTCATGTCGAAAACGCTCAGAAAACTTCTCAACAAACGTCTCCACCCAAGGTGAGCCAACCGAAGTTGCAACGCCCTGAATCCGGCGGCTCTTCGcggggaggaggaggatggCGTCACGGAAGAGGTGGACGGGGCAGAGGAAGCGGCAGAGGTGGCTATcgcggaggaggcggaggcggagatGGAGGAAATAGGCCCTTTCAGCAACAGGGTCAAAG GCAGTACTAA
- the LOC136185867 gene encoding 5-aminolevulinate synthase-like — protein sequence MIFNQVRSKCPFLTRVSSAFLRKSGPSFGIFASRCPVMGKVLSSDAQQQQKQPSSSLAAHAAVTSRPDYCPFHAPAFPCRRDCLSSNGNHCTLDFTNPASGDGAAQKKPAPVPVPVTAESDDAVAASAKDGANCPFSHLFEQMDDREKKTMEKGAFDFEAFFGRKLDEKKNDASYRVFKTVQRLAANFPRAENYYRSAEKSVREMREVTIWCANDYLGMSRHPTVLRTAKDTADKYGVGAGGTRNISGNGILHEALEAGIADLHRKDAALLFTSCYNANDTALTVLGNELPNLIYFSDSGNHRSMIEGIRHSGAKKVIFRHNDVDHLEELLQKADPAAPKVVAFESVYSMAGTISPLKRMCDVAHKYGALTFVDEVHAVGLYGSRGAGVGEEIGAASDIDIVSGTLGKAFGVHGGYIAGGRNLVDAVRSYGAGFIFTTALPPMNVAAALASIQILSGDEGRELRAGHRCAVGVAKTKLTEAGIPIGAVPSHIIPVQVNEAKACQAVCDDLLNDHGIYVQAINYPTVPRGEEKLRVTPGPFHTPEMTDRFVDALLAVWEKHRLSLRPPSERVVGGEAAARLVPSQA from the exons ATGATCTTCAATCAAGTTCGGTCCAAGTGCCCCTTTCTGACTCGGGTGTCGAGCGCCTTCTTGCGAAAAAGCGGCCCGTCGTTCGGAATCTTCGCATCGCGATGTCCGGTCATGGGCAAGGTGTTGAGTTCTGATGCCCAACAGCAACAGAAgcaaccgtcgtcgtcactggcAG cacACGCtgccgtgacgtcacgaccgGACTACTGCCCGTTCCACGCGCCCGCGTTTCCGTGTCGTCGCGATTGCCTCTCGTCGAACGGAAATCACTGCACGCTCGACTTCACGAATCCCGCGAGCGGCGATGGCGCCGCGCAGAAGAAACCGGCGCCCGTTCCCGTTCCCGTGAccgccgaaagcgacgatgcCGTGGCGGCTTCGGCCAAAGACGGCGCCAATTGTCCGTTTTCGCATCTCTTCGAGCAGATGGACGACAgggagaagaagacaatGGAGAAAG GAGCTTTCGACTTTGAGGCTTTCTTTGGTCGAAAATTggacgaaaagaagaacgacgccaGCTATCGCGTGTTCAAGACTGTCCAACGTCTTGCTGCCAACTTTCCACGCGCCGAGAACTATTACAGATCAGCTGAAAAGTCAGTGCGAGAAATGAGGGAAGTGACAATCTGGTGTGCCAACGATTACCTGGGAATGAGTCGTCACCCGACCGTCCTTCGAACAGCAAA AGACACGGCGGACAAGTACGGCGTGGGCGCCGGCGGCACGCGCAATATCTCCGGCAATGGCATTCTCCACGAAGCACTCGAAGCAGGAATCGCCGATCTCCACCGAAAGGACGCCGCTCTTCTCTTCACCTCGTGCTACAACGCAAATGACACTGCCCTAACGGTGCTCGGCAACGAACTTCCCAACCTGATCTACTTCTCCGACTCCGGCAATCATCGATCGATGATCGAAGGCATACGTCACAGCGGCGCAAAGAAGGTCATCTTTCGtcacaacgacgtcgatcactTGGAGGAGCTTCTTCAAAAGGCGGATCCCGCCGCGCCgaaagtcgtcgccttcgagtCCGTCTACTCCATGGCCGGCACCATATCGCCGCTCAAGCGAATGTGCGACGTCGCGCACAAGTACGGCGCAttgacgttcgtcgacgaagtgcaCGCCGTCGGTCTGTACGGCAGCCGAGgcgccggcgtcggcgaggAAATCGGTGCCGCCTCCGACATCGACATCGTTTCCGGCACGCTCGGAAAAGCGTTCGGCGTTCACGGCGGCTACATCGCCGGCGGTCgcaatctcgtcgacgccgtgcgAAGTTACGGCGCTGGGTTCATTTTCACGACGGCGTTGCCGCCGAtgaacgtcgccgccgccttggCGTCGATACAGATTTTGAGCGGCGACGAGGGTCGCGAGTTGCGCGCGGGTCATCGTTGTGCCGTCGGCgtggcgaagacgaagctGACGGAGGCGGGGATACCGATTGGGGCCGTGCCGAGTCACATCATACCGGTGCAAGTGAACGAAGCGAAGGCCTGCCAAGCCGTCTGCGACGATCTGCTCAATGATCACGGTATCTACGTGCAGGCGATCAATTATCCGACGGTGCCGCGCGGCGAGGAGAAGCTGCGCGTGACGCCCGGTCCGTTTCACACGCCGGAGATGACGGATCGGTTCGTCGATGCGCTTCTCGCCGTCTGGGAAAAGCATCGTCTGTCGCTTCGTCCGCCGTCGGAGCGCGTCGTTGGCGgcgaggcggcggcgcgactGGTTCCGAGTCAAGCTTGA
- the LOC136185727 gene encoding protein fem-1 homolog C-like — MASAKWPPESTRRPPKNDSAEERLLYASRYGHLADVKAILADVKAILAERAAEKGSRGVNIEYESVVVFEGERDVEGATPLWSAATAGHVEVVRSLLDAGAEVNHPTTSKSTPLRGACFDGHLDVVTLLLDAGAEPNVGNRLNQTPLMIASGRGHARVVAYLLEWGGGGVVDPNVVSVTGDTALHAAAEKGCREIVELLLAHGARSNMVTHEGWTAAILSAASKYDDVVQYLIELPSTPADEYANALELLGAVWADMEGNMDKAIEFWIRALHYRETHNAQKRNLVAKCPAYWDRVEIKSLEDLQLNVKTLDDCLTNALLMRERILGPKHPQTPHYLRIRGDECLQLGDYEHTILLWERAIDMDQHADIDALDLNSASTIAQNVVICLTGLQRMKELRHWPSMKVFVAWALNCIRSAMKSGANVKELLVAALTGLGMWLTWGKKSEDDGINQVNAIRDLLALGPIGNEKLLPLHCACSEQLVLSWKKMPIDRLYQLHAFPSPKLVKKFLRNGAKVNSREATKGDTPLHWVSRCAVKRYTERHDDVIDILLDAGAHVDTRNSDDEMAVPWLDGKRESGRVPQSTIERVNRFVGVLRLECLAARVVAKMRQDAESSQLPVRFRRFVTLHARFDQH; from the coding sequence ATGGCGTCCGCAAAGTGGCCGCCcgaatcgacgcgtcgcccgccgaaaaacgacagcgCCGAAGAACGCCTCCTCTACGCGTCGCGCTACGGCCATCTCGCCGACGTGAAGGCAATTCTCGCCGACGTGAAGGCAATTCTCGCCGAGCGAGCGGCCGAAAAAGGCTCGCGCGGCGTCAACATCGAAtacgaaagcgtcgtcgtcttcgaaggcgaacgcgacgtcgaaggcgcGACGCCGCTCTGGTCGGCGGCGACCGCCGGCcacgtcgaagtcgttcgGAGCCTTCtcgacgccggcgccgaAGTGAATCATcctacgacgtcgaaatcgacgccgctgcGCGGCGCCTGCTTCGACGGTCACTTGGACGTCGTCACATTGCTCTTGGATGCCGGCGCCGAGCCGAACGTCGGCAATCGGCTCAATCAGACGCCGCTTATGATAGCGAGCGGACGCGGACACGCGCGCGTTGTCGCCTATTTGCTCGAATGGGGTggcgggggcgtggtcgaTCCCAACGTCGTCAGCGTGACCGGCGATACGGCGTtgcacgccgccgccgagaaaGGCTGTCGGGAAATTGTCGAATTGTTGCTCGCGCACGGCGCGCGTTCCAACATGGTGACGCACGAGGGCTGGACGGCGGCAATTTTGTCCGCCGCGTCCAagtacgacgacgtcgtgcaaTATTTAATCGAATTGCCCTCGACGCCCGCCGACGAGTATGCGAACGCCTTGGAACTGCTCGGCGCCGTCTGGGCCGACATGGAGGGCAATATGGACAAAGCGATCGAGTTTTGGATTCGCGCTCTTCACTATCGAGAGACGCACAACGCTCAAAAGCGCAATCTCGTCGCAAAGTGTCCCGCCTATTGGGATCGGGTCGAAATCAAGTCGCTCGAGGACTTGCAATTGAACGTGAAAACGCTCGACGACTGCCTGACCAATGCGCTGCTCATGCGAGAACGAATACTGGGACCCAAGCATCCGCAGACGCCGCACTATTTGCGCATACGCGGCGACGAGTGTCTCCAATTGGGCGACTACGAGCACACGATTCTTCTCTGGGAACGTGCCATCGATATGGACCAGCACGCCGACATCGACGCACTCGATTTGAATAGTGCAAGCACCATAGCGcagaacgtcgtcatctgCTTGACGGGACTGCAGCGTATGAAGGAACTTCGCCATTGGCCGTCGATGAAGGTCTTTGTCGCTTGGGCGCTCAATTGCATTCGTTCCGCTATGAAATCCGGCGCCAATGTGAAGGaattgctcgtcgccgcgctgaCTGGACTCGGCATGTGGCTGACGTGGGGAAAGAAGTCAGAGGACGACGGCATCAATCAAGTGAACGCCATTCGAGATTTGTTAGCACTTGGACCGATTGGCAACGAGAAACTGTTGCCGTTGCACTGTGCGTGCTCCGAGCAATTGGTCTTGTCGTGGAAAAAGATGCCGATCGATCGACTCTATCAGCTCCACGCCTTTCCCAGTCCGAAATTGGTGAAGAAGTTCCTTCGAAATGGGGCCAAAGTGAATAGTCGCGAGGCGACGAAAGGCGACACGCCGTTGCACTGGGTGTCGCGCTGTGCCGTCAAGCGGTACACGGAacggcacgacgacgtcatcgatatTCTCCTCGACGCCGGCGCTCACGTCGACACGCGCAATTCGGACGACGAGATGGCGGTGCCGTGGCTCGACGGAAAACGCGAGTCGGGGCGCGTTCCGCAGTCAACAATTGAACGAGTGAACCGATTTGTTGGCGTTCTTCGGCTCGAGTGTCTTGCGGCGAGAGTCGTTGCAAAGATGCGACAGGATGCTGAGTCGTCGCAACTTCccgttcgttttcgtcggtttGTGACGTTGCATGCTCGTTTCGACCAGCACTAA